The Limanda limanda chromosome 13, fLimLim1.1, whole genome shotgun sequence genome has a window encoding:
- the LOC133017580 gene encoding phospholipid phosphatase-related protein type 5-like, producing MLYFQVVILVATVMLVYYCEFTDTFSPTQQGFLCRDPALTKPDPGPEQLSLIQPVILYSVVGGLPVVLISGVELIIFLLHHNSNNLYDQDKVVVMGDCCYVNPMVRRTVRFLGVYVFGLFTTDIFVNAGQLVTGSLAPYFLSVCQPNYTALSCQDAAQFVSQSDACTGDPEDIMRARKTFPSKEAALSLYTAVYLAMYVMSCIGTSGGRLTGPLLSLSLVSLAVLTGINRVAEYRNHWSDIIAGQVIGGAIAVFLVVFVVQYFKKRPLIPHSPSDAGTSNTDEPSPQTDPTMETSGNDNAAQVKAQDRAQKSHDYDSHPTT from the exons ATGCTTTACTTCCAGGTGGTGATCTTGGTGGCTACAGTGATGCTGGTTTACTACTGTGAGTTCACTGACACTTTCAGTCCAACACAGCAGGGCTTCCTCTGCAGAGACCCAGCTTTAACCAAACCAGATCCTGGACCTGAACAGCTCAGCCTCATCCAGCCTGTAATACTGTACTCTGTGGTGGGTGGGCTACCTGTTGTACTG ATCTCAGGTGTAGAGCTAATTATCTTCCTCCTTCACCACAACTCAAACAACCTTTATGACCAAGACAAGGTCGTTGTCATGGGTGACTGTTGCTATGTGAACCCAATGGTGCGCAGGACTGTCCGTTTTCTtg GTGTGTATGTCTTCGGTCTGTTCACGACCGACATCTTTGTCAACGCAGGTCAGCTGGTCACAGGAAGTCTGGCTCCTTATTTCCTGTCTGTTTGCCAGCCCAATTACACTGCCCTCAGCTGCCAGGACGCGGCGCAGTTTGTCAGCCAATCCGACGCCTGTACTGGTGACCCTGAGGACATCATGAGAGCCAGGAAGACGTTTCCCTCCAAAGAGGCTGCACTAAGTCTGTACACAGCGGTTTATCTGGCA ATGTACGTCATGTCCTGCATTGGTACCAGCGGAGGTCGACTGACCGGACCCCTCCTCAGTCTCTCATTGGTCAGTCTGGCTGTGCTGACAGGCATCAATAGAGTGGCCGAGTACCGGAACCACTGGAGTGACATCATAGCGGGACAAGTCATCGGGGGAGCTATTGCTGTCTTTCTT gTGGTGTTTGTGGTACAGTATTTTAAGAAGAGACCTCTGATTCCTCACAGTCCTTCTGACGCTGGCACATCTAACACTGATGAGCCGTCACCTCAAACTGATCCCACCATGGAAACCAGTGGCAATGATAATGCTGCACAGGTAAA AGCCCAGGATCGTGCACAGAAGTCACATGACTATGACTCCCACCCCACCACATGA